The region aatttaaaaaaaaacaactaaattataattattaaatatcagTGGTTCAGctacaattatttaatattgttgttttctttattttccaacACTCAAAAgtctataaaaaaatacatcaatatcaaataaaatataatttcattattcatACTAACTCTATCATATTAATATCCTCTTCAACTTGCAGTGActtatgatttttataatttcaaaatcttatattgaaattttattttctcataaaaataaaatgcaaactTACATTTATAATAATGTGAATTGAGTTAACTAATGTGTTCTTTTAAAGTTATGCAAATAAACAGATGAAATATTCTTGTTATGTGCATAAGGAaatgtttaacttttaattttacaaagttcCTACTatcgatttttttttaactaactttcaatttgagaaagtttcaacaatagaaaaaacaagaataaagcAAGAGATATTTCTAATTGTCgaactattaatattttgaatttggtGAATGGCTAGGAGATATCGACAAAACACAAATGATTTTAAgtaaagaaaattcaataaacataggaaataaaaaaaaaaaaattggttaagcATTTCGTAAGAAAATATTGGACCAAATAAATGGAATATTTTAAAGGGAAGGGTGATTAGACCCATACAAATACACACCCTTCTTCTAAATTCTGAGAAAAGAGAATGAATATCGTAAGATTCCAGCAATAGTCTTTTCTGCGCCATCGCTCTCGATCCATCCCTTCAACGATCTTGCGTTTCATTCACAACATACTTCCAACTCATAACCATAACGGGTCAtcaatttcttcttccttttcctatttttttccaATTCAATTGCGTttcaatcattttattttatttttttcaattcgtTCTCTTGTTTGTTCCAATTTGCGGTTTTTATTGTCTGAACTCTGGGTGATTGATACAGAGGGTGGATCTACATCAAAGCCCCCTATTTTTAACGTTTCTTCGGAATTCTCACCGGTATTTTAATTTGGGGTTTGCGGTTCTGTTTCTGAGGAGTATGagattaatgaaaatttaattgcttttctttttcctgtTCTTGGCGTGAGGTTTTGCCCTAGGATGATTGTGAAAAATTTTGTTACACTTTCGATTTATGTATTCAAATTTTCCAGTTGTTTGGATGTGTTGGAATCTGAATTGGCCTGTTGCTTGTGTCTCTTATGCGTCTAGCGGTGAACTAGGTTTTGCCTATCTTTCTGTTcttgttgaaaagaaaattgaagttttttttttgttttctctttgtGACTGTTTGTTTTAGGTGGTAGCAATGTCGACTCCTGCGAGGAAGAGGCTCATGAGAGATTTCAAAAGGCTGCAGCAAGACCCACCTGCAGGAATCAGTGGTGCCCCTCAGGATAATAACATTATGCTGTGGAATGCTGTCATATTTGGGTGAGTTGAATTGGATAAAAGGTTCCCTGTGCTGTTTATTTCTCTGATATAGTCactttgttttctttcattttttcctCCACTTTGTTTAAGTATGGATGCATAAGAACTTTCTGCTTTCTTGTCTGCTTTGGATTGCAGTCCTGATGATACACCGTGGGATGGAGGTGAGTTTGTCCTTTTACCATACCATAACTCCTATATTGGAACAATCTTGATACATGTGTCATTTCAGTTATTTAGCCATCTTGTATACTGTATGCCGCTTTAATGATTCTGTAATGTTAGATGAGGTTGCTTGTACCATGCCTTCATTCTTCTAACAATTTTATTGTTACATTTTTTCCATGTAGTTTCTGATACGGCAGTGTTAATTATAATCTGTCTATTACATTGTTTTATATTAGCTTTACATTGTTTTTGTATATTGGCTTATATTTCTGCCTGAGGTGATGACATAGAGGAATAAGACATTTGTTGTTATGTTGATGTTAGAGATTGCATTTACATTTGCAAGGGAGAGATATTTTGTTAGACCATTTAGCTAAATCATTTTTTACTCTTGAAGCTCTATTATGATTTGGAAAAGTTAAATGGAAATTGGGTGCTCATAGTCAGATAATCTTAACTTTATCACAATAATGTCTACATATTTTTGAGTTATTCAGGCACGTTTAAGTTGACTCTCCAGTTTACTGAGGATTATCCTAACAAGCCACCAACTGTAAGATTTGTGTCACGAATGTTTCATCCAAACAGTAAGTTTTAGGTTGAAAAGGTTCTTCTTCCATAAATTACCTATCTAGCTGCTAAtgccatttctttttctttgggAAGTTTATGCGGATGGAAGTATTTGTTTGGATATATTACAAAATCAATGGAGTCCCATATATGATGTAGCTGCCATACTCACTTCTATCCAGGTATTATCTTATGTAATATAGTGTCAGttctgcattttttttcatatcattGTTAGTATATTACAAAACCAATATATCAAGCAgatatatttacataatttaacTCTACACTTGAGGTTTGGTCTTGTGTTCCTTGACATATGTATTGCCACACCAACATTTCgtgcaaaattaattaaaaatcctGTGCTCTTCTAGAATTACTTATGGTTTTTCCTTTATGAAAGAGCTATCTACTAGGAATTACTTTTTGTTGTAAAATGTCTGTTGCTGTTTTCTGATTCATGTCTTGATTCACTTGTAATGTTAActtttttcctttccttttttaccattaattttgtattttaataaagaatGGAGTTGCTATTCTGAACATGATGAATATTCTAAGAGAATATCATTTTCTTGTTTTCCTTACAAATCTCAAGGCCCTTTGTTGATTTAGTAGCTCTCAATTTTTACTGATTCTTATATTGTTTGTCAGTCCTTTCATATCGCTGCTCAATATTTGATCTCATTGCTATCACTTGTACTGTAATTTCAGAATTTTAAGCCGTGAAATGTGAAAAAATCTGTAATGAAACGGTTCTGTTTTCTTAGTTCCCTTGTTCGTGGGGATGAGGGCttgtaagaattttttttaagtctGACCTGCTAAGAAACTGTTTTTTGTTCAGATATGATGCATTCTTTACATTCTTTTCCTTTCATGCATATTCTATTTAGAAGGATTTCGGATCCTTCTGTTTGTGGTGAACTCATCTCAATTTTGCTTATAAAAATTACAgaacaaaagatataaaatagaagattgttatatatatatatatatatatatatatatatatattataatttagtttctatttttgttttggggGAGTGGGGTTCCTTTTGACAATGGGAATTGAACCTGCTATGGGTGCTTCCTGGTAAATTGTGCGCTACTATCACTGTTCTACGGTTCATTGACGGCAGATGTATCAGTTGTTtgacttgtaatttttttttaaatctagcATATTGAGTATCTTTGGTACGCACCATGCCCCAATGTTTCCCTCTATTAGGATCATGATAGGGCCTGTATCAGAGGAATATTGGGAAATAAGGCCCAGCAGGGCCATCTAATTACAGTTATTAAGGAAAAGTTTCAATAGAGTTGTGACATATGATTACTTGTGCGGTCTGCTTAAACAGTCGGGGTGGATCATCAGTTAGTTAATTGATTGTAGTCTGATAAAACAGAGTTTCTGAAAGGAGCAACTCTTTGACATGGGAAAACCTTTGAAAGTAGATTCCTCTCCTTTTTTGGTGcagattttattttctattaacattcaTTATCTTCAGTTCTACTCTATTCTTTTTCTGGGTTTGTATCGTCAGATCATGGTATCAGATGCTCTTGCTGCTACGTgcacataatttattattattattatattattttttttttattacccaacaagtgtattttattaatagatTGGTATAAGGGGTACCCTCCGAAAACATAAAGATCAAGGGTTAGAGAAAGTCTGTAGGTGAAGCCTATACAAAACACATATTCTTCACACTGCATATACAAAAACTATTTAGCAAGGATGAGATAATGTTGTAAATTGTTGTTTTCCATTCTGATGTAATCTGGCTGTGTATCTATATTCCAGGGTGGTTGAGAAGTAATTTTGCATGACTAAATCTTTATCCTCATGATTCCACTCGTTTGATATCCTTTTTATGTATTATTCAGcatgttaataattattttctgaaAGCTAATTTTACTTTGGCAGTCATTGCTTTGTGATCCCAACCCAAATTCTCCTGCAAACTCAGAAGCAGCTCGAATGTTTAGTGAGAACAAGCGCGAGTACAATAGAAGAGTGAGAGAAATTGTGGAGCAAAGTTGGACAGCTGACTAAGCTGATCGTTATATGCTTGTGGACTTTGAAGATATGAATTGGTTTGCACTGCTACCTATAAGAAATACAATGTGCCAACTTACTGAATTTTATGTCGTATTCCTGTCTGTTTTGGATGTTAGGatcatcttttctttaatcAATTGTAGTTTATGCATGGTCCATGTCAGTTTATGTATTATAGAATTCTGTCATTTTGCATCGGATTATTGTCTACACGGTTCAATGTATAAGTTGTAGTTTTCTGAATTGGTTATGGTCCAAATTTCTTACGAAAACTAGCTTCAGTTTGTATGATTTTCTTGTCAGATTGTTTGTGTTGGATTTTGCTTTCAACCTTCCTTTGAGACCGTGAAGTTAACGTTTCAAAGAACTGCAGTTTAgttttcacaacaaaatattttcctaTCTTTGCGTTCTCAAAATTAAGGTATCATCTACACATGGTAAATGTGGTAAGTACATATGCTTTACTGTTattcattttaagaaaaaaaggttaaaaagaaGGTGAGGGAAATGTGATTATTGTAATATCCCAATTTAGCATATTTATATTACTAATtgaattattacaaattatatattaagCATTAAACAACCATACAAGTATAAAGTATGTATTTAATGTCTTATATACTTATCTAATAATTATACTCTAATTGACTATTGGGGGTCTAACTACTTAACCCTTCTACTTGTATtgttttatgtttatgtataaCATATAATCATTACAGCtggataaattataaaataaacaaacacaaaaaatatgGTAAGCTACACTAAATTTAGatcatattaataaaatttaaacattaattcATATAAATTATTCATCATTTCAACATTTCACACATCATACTTAATTGTTAATAACATAAAGGATATCACACATACAAAGATTATCATGGCTTTTTTATACAATAACATTTGTCTTACATGATCTCTAAAGAATTGGTGTATTGAGTAGAATTCGAAATCATGCACTTGTCATAAAGGGTTATAGTTATATCATGACAGACCCAGATCCCTACTAAGGAGTATAATTAGGTAAATTTGTGATATTTGTGAGATATTGTAATTTCATCTATAAGACAGGGTAGTGTCCATTAGACACCCCCTGGTGCCCAACGCCATAAGCCTTTCGAAGTAAAATCCTAAGTACATTGGTAGGTTTACAACATTAAATTTGTCTAGGCTAACTATCAAGTGAACACTCAACAATCCTAGCGTGTGTTGTCCAACGGACCACTTGAATTCAGTGTCAAGTGAGCTACCAATGATCTCATGGTGACGCCTTATGGTACAACAATTAGAGCTCATTGACTTCTAATTTCAAGTTGGTGTCCAACGGTGTTGTAATGTTGTCCAATGGTCTACTGAAAAGTAAATTCTTGATTTGTCTATACTAggatatttaatttgtttgtctagattcttttatcttttctttcatGCAAAATACcatgttataatttaaattaagccTAAATAAAAAAGCAAACCCGATATCCTAGGAAAGCTTTGAACATTGTGCTATGtttttttcacacattttccttGCTTTCTATCGTTCCAAGCCGTTAGACTTGGGTTAATTGAGGTAAAAGAGGGAACgatagaaagagaaaaggaaagaagGAATGAAAACACTAATCTAAACACCATTCCAAAATTACAACATCCGAAAATTATCATCTTCAAAATCATCAATTCAACCTATAATATCCTGTATTATGTTTGGTCGTGTAGAGCAATACTGAAGATAAAGATTTTCAATGAATAACTAAGAACCGAAGGATCCAAGCATAAAACATTGATGATAGATCAAAATCGCGCAATAGtcagaacaaaacaaaaaattatatgagaAAGCCAAATAATCATATTGATGTTAgattaatttgttaattatcTATAACTGGGTAATATTGTTGTTAGATAGAACTACATACCGAATGGTTATAGTGTGTGAACGTGAAGTTTAAGTGATGAGCCTCTAACGAACTAAGCAATAGAAAAAGTCAGACagaaaatgaatgaaaagtAACCAATGAATTTCATGTacaaataaatttctttatgtatttataatgttaaaattataatacaaataaacCCATTGTCAAATCAATAACCGCTTTTTGACAGGAAAtaccaagaaaaaaaagagataacTCAATTTGTAAGAGCTATAGCTACATATATAACGACGGATAGCTCATGTCCTTTCTTTAGTTGTCATTGCATTTCCATCTTGAAGTTGGAACACATGTTAGATAGTGACACCAATGGCAGTGATCATATCCACTCTCACCCCGAAATAGCATCACTAGAGCAATAGATAACCTATTATTCaacaaataaattcaatatGATTAGAGAAAATCTACATTGCTGTGATAACAATAGAAATGCAGAAGTTGAGACAGACTAAAATACTCATGGCAAAGCAAATAACAGAATCAGTATTGGTTGATGTAGAGTGGATTATGCAAACAAATAACCAGTTTTTTTCGATTTCCTAGCAGGCCA is a window of Vigna unguiculata cultivar IT97K-499-35 chromosome 4, ASM411807v1, whole genome shotgun sequence DNA encoding:
- the LOC114181978 gene encoding ubiquitin-conjugating enzyme E2 2 — translated: MSTPARKRLMRDFKRLQQDPPAGISGAPQDNNIMLWNAVIFGPDDTPWDGGTFKLTLQFTEDYPNKPPTVRFVSRMFHPNIYADGSICLDILQNQWSPIYDVAAILTSIQSLLCDPNPNSPANSEAARMFSENKREYNRRVREIVEQSWTAD